A region of bacterium DNA encodes the following proteins:
- the gmk gene encoding guanylate kinase, with amino-acid sequence MNRTGRLVVFAAPAGGGKTTVIRHIRQKHPEWEFSCSATTRPPRDEERDGEDYHFLSREKFEEKIAAGEFLEYENVHGNLYGTLKSDVDHALESGRTLLLDLDVKGAASIKRLYPQALTIFIQPPSLEVLKERLVRRGTDAPDIIERRLARAEMELAQAKCFDCVVINQEVEQAVTDVLTCIEARWPSV; translated from the coding sequence TTGAATAGAACGGGTCGTCTGGTCGTATTTGCGGCTCCTGCCGGCGGAGGTAAAACCACTGTCATCCGGCATATTCGCCAGAAGCACCCCGAGTGGGAATTCTCTTGCAGTGCAACAACCAGGCCGCCTCGCGACGAGGAAAGAGACGGAGAAGACTATCACTTTCTGTCTCGGGAGAAGTTTGAAGAAAAGATTGCCGCTGGTGAGTTTCTGGAATACGAGAACGTGCACGGCAATCTCTATGGAACGCTTAAGTCTGACGTTGATCACGCGCTTGAAAGCGGTAGGACATTGCTGTTGGACTTGGACGTCAAGGGAGCTGCAAGTATCAAGCGACTTTACCCTCAAGCTCTGACCATTTTCATTCAGCCACCATCGCTGGAAGTCCTCAAGGAACGATTGGTCAGGCGCGGAACGGATGCACCAGACATAATCGAGCGAAGACTCGCCCGAGCCGAAATGGAATTGGCACAGGCAAAGTGCTTTGACTGTGTAGTCATAAATCAGGAAGTTGAACAGGCCGTTACTGACGTGCTGACCTGCATTGAAGCGCGTTGGCCCTCGGTATAG